The proteins below are encoded in one region of Candidatus Eisenbacteria bacterium:
- a CDS encoding IPT/TIG domain-containing protein has translation MRPSIRYSAPLILLPLLVLCPRPASAYWAGDPTVNHPVTIMSGDDTGPSVAMDRYGSYYVAWRNTGGIYVQRFLPSGDRAPMWPAGGVQVASVPFPGVVKVVVGDYWATVVFQDMNPLTLQDVRLVAQRVDSTGALPWGSTGVVLAEEPNGGTHGPVLTNFTDLQAVPDGRGGVILCQAGIQQHDYPSAPSDTTSWIDVAACDADGVPSSMRIEQRQRYGGSPLDKRDQPRLIEGGPGKAILAFRARRPGDGGHDLLARGILTWTSMGVGSVVTEWASNTTVCSAAGSRSLPSVAGDGLHGVIVAWEDGRSSPSAVFAQRVDSLGTPQWAADGVAVCPASGAQTRPAAVPDGAGGAIVGWLDHRSGTHDDVYAQRLGAATGGALWDPGAVATGVASSTKSSPVMAASLAGSAHLLWEDSRNGAGDIYGAFVNTDGAVAGSSGGSPVCTAANSQHSPALAVGADGQAVATWVDHRSGTNDDLYAALTAPPVITGLYLATCGTAGVSRSILGHNFTGASEVRFAGNLSPGFTVVSDSVITATVPAGGGPGFITVVTPAGTAGGPGVPASYFYTLGVTSISPTGGPVGTTVTIQGFFDLGAMSVEFFSGVPAVSTGDEHTITTTVPAGARTGVLQLGCYCDTTVLAVGYLSSTDTFTVAPVVDSFAPASGFVGTTLQVKGRNFLGASAVNFNGVSASFSVVNDDSLTATVPAGATTGPITVSHGSWSGSSSTSFTVLVPPTIALFVPAAGPVGTSVKVRGTILDGASSVTFNGTAAAFTMDSSTVITATVPAGATTGQIAVTTPGGTATSSGSFFVGSAPTVSSFSPGGGPVGTSVTIGGTNFVGATEVRFYLVAATSFTVNNATQITATVPAGATTGPIRVVNPVGTGTSADSFFVGSAPTVASFSPTSGTAGTSVTVTGTNFTSSTAVAFNGSSASFTVDNVTQITATVPGGATTGPISVTNPAGTGTSAGGFFIGSAPVVSSFAPTFGLPRASVTVTGANFTGATALSFNGTSASFSVNTSTQITATVPGGATTGPISVTNPAGTGSSASSFFVGNGPTVSSFSPTSGTVGTSVTLAGTNFTGASSVAFNGTAASFTVNSDVSISTTVPGGATTGPISVTNPAGTGASASSFFVGTAPVVSLFVPAGGPVGTSVKVRGSNFTGSTSVTFNGTSATFTVDSSTVITATVPVGATTGPIAVTNPAGTGSSGSSYFVGSAPTISTFSPPSGLAGTSVTITGTGFTGVTAVAFNGTSASFTVNSATQITATVPAGATTGPVSATNPAGTGTSSPSFFVGSPPTISSFTPDHGTVGASVVITGTNFTGVNTVVFWNTIPASFTVNSAIQITATVPAGATTGVLSVNNPAGMAFSATNFHLPPTLTSFSPSSGPVNTTVTLTGTNFTGATGVTFNGTPATIYSVTSNIQMTARVPVGATSGTIAVTTPGGTATSASSFTVTAGPAITSFLPLSGVVGASVTINGVNFTGATVVKFGEGAYASFTVNSATQITATVPPGARTASITVVTPAGTALSSGSFTVTVPLEAPFLASFTPASGPPGTQVTVNGGGFLNPPRPITQVWFGGKAASSFTVLGPLQLRAVVPTNAPLGAVAVAVSNSAGTGTTSSLFLVTVPTDVERVPVALALEAPRPNPSRGEVDLSFGLTRSGRVELAVYSVSGARVRQLVSEDREPGAHTTHWDGRGDLGQPLASGVYLVRMEAEGRLLNRRIVLMK, from the coding sequence ATGAGGCCGTCCATCAGGTATTCCGCGCCCCTGATACTGCTCCCGCTCCTGGTCCTCTGCCCCCGGCCTGCCTCCGCCTACTGGGCCGGGGATCCCACGGTGAACCACCCCGTCACGATCATGTCGGGGGATGACACCGGCCCATCCGTGGCCATGGACCGGTACGGTTCCTACTACGTGGCGTGGCGGAACACCGGCGGCATCTACGTTCAGCGGTTTCTCCCTTCCGGCGACCGGGCTCCGATGTGGCCGGCTGGCGGGGTGCAGGTCGCCAGCGTCCCGTTTCCCGGCGTGGTCAAGGTGGTAGTGGGGGACTACTGGGCCACCGTGGTGTTTCAGGATATGAATCCGCTTACGCTGCAGGATGTCAGGCTGGTGGCGCAGCGGGTGGATTCGACGGGAGCGCTGCCCTGGGGCTCCACAGGCGTCGTGCTGGCCGAGGAGCCGAACGGTGGCACCCACGGCCCCGTACTCACGAACTTCACGGATCTTCAGGCGGTTCCGGATGGAAGGGGGGGAGTCATCCTCTGCCAGGCCGGGATCCAGCAGCACGACTATCCCTCGGCCCCCTCGGACACCACCTCCTGGATTGACGTCGCGGCCTGCGATGCGGACGGGGTCCCCAGCTCGATGCGGATCGAGCAGCGGCAGCGGTACGGGGGCTCCCCCCTGGACAAGAGGGATCAGCCGAGACTCATCGAAGGCGGCCCCGGAAAGGCAATTCTGGCGTTCCGTGCCCGCCGCCCAGGCGACGGTGGGCACGACCTGCTCGCGCGCGGCATCCTCACCTGGACCTCCATGGGCGTCGGCTCCGTCGTCACCGAGTGGGCGTCCAATACGACGGTCTGTTCCGCGGCCGGTTCCCGCTCCCTTCCGAGCGTCGCGGGCGACGGCCTCCACGGCGTGATCGTCGCGTGGGAGGATGGACGGTCGAGTCCCTCCGCCGTCTTTGCGCAGCGCGTGGACAGCCTGGGCACGCCGCAGTGGGCGGCAGACGGTGTGGCCGTGTGCCCCGCGTCGGGCGCCCAGACCCGGCCCGCCGCGGTCCCGGACGGTGCCGGCGGCGCCATCGTGGGGTGGCTCGATCACCGCAGCGGAACGCACGACGACGTGTACGCACAGAGGCTCGGCGCCGCGACCGGCGGGGCGCTGTGGGACCCGGGCGCGGTCGCCACCGGTGTGGCCTCCTCCACCAAGTCGTCCCCGGTGATGGCCGCGTCCCTCGCGGGATCCGCGCACCTGCTCTGGGAAGACTCGCGGAACGGGGCCGGGGATATCTACGGCGCCTTCGTGAATACGGATGGAGCGGTCGCCGGGTCCAGCGGCGGCTCGCCGGTGTGCACGGCAGCCAACAGCCAGCACAGTCCCGCGCTGGCGGTTGGGGCCGACGGCCAGGCGGTAGCCACCTGGGTGGACCACCGCAGCGGCACCAACGACGACCTGTACGCGGCCCTCACTGCGCCGCCGGTGATCACCGGTCTCTACCTGGCAACCTGCGGCACGGCGGGAGTGTCACGCAGCATCCTGGGCCACAACTTCACCGGTGCCAGCGAGGTCCGGTTTGCCGGGAACCTCTCCCCGGGCTTTACGGTGGTGAGTGACAGCGTCATCACTGCGACCGTGCCCGCAGGCGGCGGCCCCGGTTTCATCACGGTGGTCACTCCCGCGGGCACCGCCGGAGGACCGGGCGTGCCTGCCAGCTACTTCTACACGCTCGGCGTGACCTCCATCAGTCCCACCGGGGGGCCGGTGGGGACCACGGTCACCATCCAGGGGTTCTTCGATCTCGGTGCGATGAGCGTGGAGTTCTTCTCCGGGGTCCCGGCCGTGTCCACCGGCGATGAACACACCATCACGACGACCGTTCCCGCGGGTGCGCGCACCGGAGTCCTTCAGCTTGGGTGCTACTGCGATACTACCGTGTTGGCGGTTGGGTACCTGTCCTCCACGGATACCTTCACGGTGGCCCCGGTGGTGGATTCGTTCGCGCCGGCATCCGGCTTCGTGGGAACGACCCTCCAGGTGAAGGGACGCAACTTCCTCGGCGCCTCCGCGGTGAACTTCAACGGGGTGAGCGCCAGCTTCAGCGTGGTGAACGACGATTCACTCACCGCAACGGTGCCGGCCGGTGCGACGACCGGGCCGATCACGGTGAGCCATGGGAGCTGGTCCGGTTCGAGCTCCACGAGCTTCACGGTGCTCGTGCCACCGACGATCGCGCTGTTCGTCCCGGCCGCCGGCCCGGTGGGCACGAGCGTGAAGGTGCGCGGCACCATCCTCGACGGGGCCTCCTCGGTGACGTTCAACGGCACGGCGGCCGCGTTCACGATGGACTCCTCGACGGTGATCACCGCCACGGTGCCCGCGGGGGCCACGACGGGCCAGATCGCGGTCACCACGCCCGGGGGAACGGCCACCAGCTCGGGCAGCTTCTTCGTGGGCAGTGCGCCCACTGTGAGCAGCTTCTCGCCGGGCGGGGGACCGGTCGGGACGTCGGTGACCATCGGCGGCACGAACTTCGTCGGCGCGACCGAGGTGCGGTTCTACCTCGTGGCGGCGACCTCGTTCACGGTGAACAACGCCACGCAGATCACGGCGACGGTGCCCGCGGGTGCGACGACAGGGCCGATCCGGGTCGTGAACCCGGTCGGCACGGGCACGAGCGCCGACAGCTTCTTCGTGGGGAGTGCTCCCACGGTGGCGAGCTTCTCACCGACTTCGGGCACCGCAGGCACGTCGGTCACGGTGACCGGCACCAACTTCACCAGTTCCACCGCGGTAGCCTTCAACGGCAGTTCGGCGTCGTTCACGGTGGACAATGTGACCCAGATCACGGCGACCGTTCCCGGCGGGGCCACGACCGGTCCGATCAGCGTGACCAACCCGGCCGGCACCGGCACCAGTGCGGGCGGTTTCTTCATCGGGAGCGCACCCGTGGTGAGCAGCTTCGCGCCGACGTTTGGCCTCCCGAGAGCCTCGGTCACGGTGACCGGAGCCAACTTCACCGGAGCCACAGCGCTGTCGTTCAATGGGACGTCCGCCTCGTTCTCAGTGAACACGTCCACGCAGATCACTGCCACAGTGCCTGGTGGAGCCACGACCGGCCCGATCAGCGTGACCAACCCGGCGGGAACGGGATCCAGCGCCAGCAGCTTCTTCGTGGGCAATGGGCCCACGGTATCGAGCTTCTCGCCGACTTCCGGCACGGTGGGAACATCGGTCACGCTGGCAGGCACCAACTTCACCGGGGCGAGTTCGGTGGCGTTCAACGGCACCGCTGCCTCGTTCACCGTGAACTCGGACGTGTCGATCTCGACCACGGTCCCGGGCGGAGCCACGACCGGACCGATCTCCGTCACGAACCCCGCCGGCACCGGCGCCAGCGCTTCCAGCTTCTTCGTGGGCACCGCGCCCGTCGTGTCCCTCTTCGTTCCCGCCGGCGGCCCGGTGGGGACCAGTGTGAAGGTACGCGGCTCCAACTTCACCGGTTCGACCTCGGTGACCTTCAACGGCACCAGCGCCACATTCACCGTGGATTCCTCGACGGTGATCACGGCCACGGTTCCGGTGGGAGCCACGACGGGTCCGATCGCGGTGACCAACCCCGCCGGGACCGGCAGCAGCGGTTCGAGCTACTTCGTGGGCAGCGCCCCGACCATCTCCACGTTTTCGCCCCCCTCCGGCCTGGCCGGGACCAGCGTGACGATCACCGGCACGGGCTTCACCGGGGTGACGGCGGTGGCGTTCAACGGGACGTCCGCGAGCTTCACGGTGAACAGCGCCACGCAGATCACGGCGACGGTGCCCGCGGGAGCCACGACCGGTCCCGTCAGCGCCACCAACCCCGCGGGCACGGGCACGAGCAGCCCGAGCTTCTTCGTGGGCTCCCCGCCCACGATCAGCTCCTTCACGCCCGACCACGGCACGGTGGGCGCCAGCGTGGTGATCACCGGGACGAACTTCACCGGGGTGAACACGGTGGTCTTCTGGAACACCATCCCGGCCAGCTTCACGGTGAACAGCGCCATCCAGATCACGGCGACGGTCCCCGCGGGGGCGACGACCGGCGTGCTCTCCGTGAACAACCCGGCGGGGATGGCGTTCAGCGCCACGAACTTCCACCTGCCGCCCACGCTGACATCGTTCAGCCCCTCGTCGGGCCCGGTCAACACGACGGTGACGCTGACCGGGACGAACTTCACGGGCGCCACCGGGGTGACGTTCAACGGCACACCGGCGACGATCTACAGCGTGACCTCCAACATCCAGATGACGGCGAGGGTGCCGGTGGGAGCCACGAGCGGGACGATCGCGGTGACCACGCCGGGGGGCACGGCCACGAGCGCATCGAGCTTCACGGTGACGGCCGGGCCGGCGATCACATCCTTCCTTCCGCTCTCGGGGGTGGTGGGCGCCTCGGTGACGATCAACGGGGTGAACTTCACGGGGGCGACGGTGGTGAAGTTCGGCGAGGGAGCCTACGCCAGCTTCACCGTGAACTCGGCCACGCAGATCACGGCGACGGTGCCTCCGGGGGCGCGCACGGCGTCGATCACGGTGGTCACGCCCGCGGGCACGGCCCTCAGTTCGGGCAGCTTCACGGTGACGGTCCCGCTCGAGGCCCCGTTCCTGGCCAGCTTCACACCGGCGTCGGGTCCTCCGGGCACGCAGGTGACAGTGAACGGGGGAGGCTTCCTCAACCCGCCGCGTCCGATCACCCAGGTGTGGTTCGGGGGGAAGGCGGCGTCGAGCTTCACGGTGCTGGGGCCGCTTCAGCTGAGGGCGGTGGTGCCCACGAACGCTCCCCTGGGGGCGGTCGCGGTGGCGGTGAGCAACTCGGCGGGCACGGGAACGACGTCGAGCCTGTTCCTGGTGACGGTCCCGACGGACGTGGAGAGGGTGCCCGTGGCGCTGGCGCTGGAGGCGCCGCGGCCCAACCCGAGCCGCGGAGAGGTGGACCTGTCGTTCGGACTTACGCGCTCGGGAAGGGTGGAGCTGGCGGTCTACTCGGTATCGGGGGCGCGGGTGAGGCAGCTGGTATCCGAGGACCGGGAACCCGGGGCACACACGACCCACTGGGATGGCCGCGGCGACCTGGGCCAGCCGCTGGCGTCCGGGGTGTACCTCGTTCGAATGGAGGCCGAGGGAAGGCTGCTGAACCGGAGAATCGTACTGATGAAGTAG
- a CDS encoding MFS transporter, which produces MCEAPRPTAVHYRILVAAWAGWTFDFYDLMLLTFLESAICADFGLVGAQRLTHWAQLLSVSLLATAAGGAIFAVLGDRFGRRAMMQWSILTYSLGAFLCGMAGGIVPLALARVVTGLGVGGEWAMAHTLVAETFPPKVRGRFGALVQTGAPIGVGLAALAGSFLAPKIGWRAVFMISALPALLVVYIRAHIPESDLWQRARARGGTGAGLALRALVARGMRGLAARALLLATFNMSAYWFTYIWLPGYLVHQRHMSIARSGLKVLVVVFGELLGYASFGWVSDRVGRRPAFTLYAMIMALGLAMITLQWDLIEHHPGWLLFFLALTGFGTGTWSNFGPMFSELFPTVLRATATGTLFNAARGAQFAAPLVIAAMAARWGLAGGISLGAGFAVLAGLWVWTFPETRGRELHRE; this is translated from the coding sequence TTGTGTGAAGCGCCTCGTCCCACCGCGGTGCACTACCGGATCCTGGTGGCGGCATGGGCCGGGTGGACGTTCGACTTCTACGACCTGATGCTGCTCACCTTCCTGGAATCGGCCATCTGCGCCGATTTCGGGCTGGTGGGCGCACAGCGGCTGACGCACTGGGCCCAGCTGCTCAGCGTGTCGCTGCTGGCCACCGCCGCGGGAGGAGCGATCTTCGCGGTTCTGGGGGATCGCTTCGGGCGCCGGGCAATGATGCAGTGGTCCATCCTGACCTACAGCCTCGGCGCGTTCCTGTGCGGGATGGCCGGCGGGATCGTGCCGCTGGCGCTGGCGCGGGTGGTGACCGGCCTGGGCGTGGGCGGGGAGTGGGCGATGGCCCACACGCTGGTGGCGGAGACGTTTCCGCCGAAGGTGCGCGGCCGGTTCGGGGCGCTGGTCCAGACCGGCGCGCCCATCGGGGTGGGCCTGGCGGCGCTGGCCGGGAGCTTCCTGGCGCCGAAGATCGGCTGGCGCGCGGTATTCATGATCTCGGCGCTGCCGGCGCTGCTGGTGGTCTACATCCGCGCGCACATCCCGGAGTCGGACCTGTGGCAGCGGGCCCGCGCGCGGGGCGGCACTGGCGCGGGCCTCGCGCTGCGCGCGCTGGTGGCCCGGGGCATGCGCGGCCTGGCGGCGCGGGCGCTGCTGCTGGCCACGTTCAACATGAGCGCGTACTGGTTCACCTACATCTGGCTGCCCGGCTACCTGGTGCACCAGCGGCACATGAGCATCGCGCGGTCCGGGTTGAAGGTGCTGGTGGTGGTGTTCGGGGAGCTGCTGGGTTACGCCTCGTTCGGCTGGGTTTCGGACCGCGTGGGCCGGCGGCCGGCGTTCACCCTCTATGCGATGATCATGGCGCTGGGCCTGGCGATGATCACGCTGCAGTGGGACCTCATCGAGCATCACCCCGGCTGGCTGTTGTTCTTCCTGGCGCTCACCGGGTTCGGCACGGGCACCTGGTCGAACTTCGGCCCCATGTTCTCCGAGTTGTTCCCGACGGTGCTGCGCGCCACCGCCACCGGCACGCTGTTCAACGCCGCGCGCGGGGCCCAGTTCGCCGCGCCCCTGGTGATCGCCGCGATGGCCGCCCGCTGGGGCCTGGCCGGCGGCATCTCCCTGGGCGCGGGCTTCGCGGTGCTGGCGGGCCTGTGGGTGTGGACCTTCCCCGAGACGCGCGGACGCGAGCTGCACCGGGAGTAG
- the rsgA gene encoding ribosome small subunit-dependent GTPase A, whose protein sequence is MHDLATLGWTSFFQDQLDPATDAGLVPARVIEEQRRRCRLLAESGELEGEVTGRMRHEAQSGGLMPVTGDWVLARVADAGRAVVQRVLRRRTQFSRRAAGKREEEQIVATNVDVVFLVQSLDRDFNARRIERYMTLLWESGAQPVVLLSKSDLCGNPDAFVGDAVGVASGAPVHVVSAVDEGGLLPLDPYLAPGRTCSFVGSSGVGKSTIVNRLAGQELMPTGGLRADGRGRHTTTTRRIHVLPGRGLLLDTPGMREIGLWEGELGISQAFPEIEQLGEKCRFRDCSHEAEPGCAVRHAVQAGDIPESRYESFLKLRAELNFEARRADPALRAEERRRWRAIHKSQRSRPDKREV, encoded by the coding sequence GTGCACGACCTCGCGACCCTCGGCTGGACTTCTTTCTTCCAGGACCAGCTCGACCCCGCCACCGACGCGGGGCTGGTGCCTGCGCGGGTGATCGAGGAGCAGCGCCGCCGCTGCCGCCTGCTGGCGGAGTCCGGTGAGTTGGAGGGGGAGGTCACCGGCCGGATGCGCCACGAGGCGCAGTCGGGCGGCCTGATGCCGGTCACCGGCGACTGGGTGCTGGCACGCGTGGCCGACGCCGGGCGCGCCGTGGTGCAGCGCGTCCTCCGCCGCCGCACGCAGTTCTCGCGCCGCGCCGCCGGCAAGCGCGAAGAGGAACAGATCGTCGCCACCAACGTGGACGTGGTGTTCCTGGTACAGAGCCTGGACCGCGACTTCAACGCGCGGCGCATCGAGCGCTACATGACGCTGCTCTGGGAGAGCGGCGCGCAGCCGGTGGTGCTGCTCAGCAAGTCGGACCTCTGCGGCAACCCCGACGCCTTCGTGGGCGACGCCGTGGGCGTGGCCTCGGGCGCGCCGGTGCACGTGGTGAGCGCGGTGGATGAGGGCGGCCTCCTGCCGCTGGACCCGTACCTGGCGCCTGGGCGCACGTGCAGCTTCGTGGGCTCTTCGGGCGTGGGCAAGTCCACCATCGTGAACCGGTTGGCGGGCCAGGAGCTCATGCCCACCGGCGGTCTGCGCGCCGACGGACGGGGCCGCCACACCACCACCACGCGGCGCATCCACGTCCTGCCCGGGCGCGGGCTGCTGCTGGACACGCCGGGCATGCGCGAGATCGGCCTGTGGGAGGGCGAGCTCGGCATCTCCCAGGCGTTCCCCGAGATCGAGCAGCTGGGTGAGAAGTGCCGCTTCCGCGACTGCAGCCACGAAGCCGAGCCCGGCTGCGCGGTGCGCCACGCGGTGCAGGCCGGCGACATCCCCGAGAGCCGATACGAGAGCTTCCTCAAGCTGCGCGCGGAACTGAATTTCGAGGCCCGGCGCGCGGACCCCGCGCTGCGGGCGGAAGAGCGCCGTCGCTGGCGCGCCATCCACAAGTCCCAGCGTAGCCGCCCGGACAAGCGCGAAGTTTGA
- the groL gene encoding chaperonin GroEL (60 kDa chaperone family; promotes refolding of misfolded polypeptides especially under stressful conditions; forms two stacked rings of heptamers to form a barrel-shaped 14mer; ends can be capped by GroES; misfolded proteins enter the barrel where they are refolded when GroES binds), producing the protein MAAKQLLFSDNARQKVLEGVEILAKAVKVTLGPRGRNVVLDKKWGSPTVTKDGVSVAKEIELEDPYQNMGAQMVREVASKTSDVAGDGTTTATVLAESIFREGLKNVTAGSSPMAIKRGIEKSVEAIVAELKKLSKPVKDNKEIEQVAAISANGDTSIGKIIAEAMEKVGKDGTITVEEARSIDTTLDLVDGMQFDKGYVSPYFVTEKDTMEVVLEDAYILLYEKKLSNLKDLLPLLEKVAQKGKPFLIVAEDVEGEALATLVVNKLRGILSACAVKAPGFGDRRKAMLEDIAILTGGKLITEDIGIKLESVKVEDLGRAKRITIDKENTTIVEGGGKKADIDARKEQIKREIEDSTSDYDKEKLQERLAKLAGGVAVINVGAATETEMKEKKARVEDALHATRAAVEEGIVPGGGLALIRSIPALDKLTGLSHDEQVGVNIVRRALEEPLRQIVNNSGKEGSIVVETVKKEKKAVGFDADKEAYVDMFEAGIIDPTKVTRCALQNASSVAALLLTTECLITEIPEKKKAPAAPGGGGYGGEDF; encoded by the coding sequence ATGGCTGCCAAGCAGCTGTTGTTCAGTGACAACGCCCGCCAGAAGGTACTGGAAGGCGTCGAGATCCTGGCCAAGGCGGTCAAGGTCACCCTGGGACCCCGCGGCCGCAACGTGGTGCTCGACAAGAAGTGGGGCTCGCCCACCGTCACCAAGGACGGCGTGAGCGTGGCCAAGGAGATCGAGCTCGAGGACCCGTACCAGAACATGGGCGCGCAGATGGTGCGCGAGGTCGCCAGCAAGACCAGCGACGTGGCCGGCGACGGCACCACCACGGCCACCGTGCTCGCCGAGTCCATCTTCCGCGAGGGGCTCAAGAACGTGACCGCCGGCAGTTCGCCGATGGCCATCAAGCGCGGCATCGAGAAGTCGGTCGAGGCCATCGTGGCCGAGCTGAAGAAGCTCTCGAAGCCGGTGAAGGACAACAAGGAGATCGAGCAGGTCGCGGCCATCTCCGCCAACGGCGACACCTCGATCGGCAAGATCATCGCCGAGGCGATGGAGAAGGTCGGCAAGGACGGCACCATCACCGTCGAGGAGGCCCGTTCCATTGACACCACGCTGGACCTCGTGGACGGGATGCAGTTCGACAAGGGCTATGTCTCGCCGTACTTCGTGACCGAGAAGGACACGATGGAGGTGGTCCTCGAGGACGCCTACATCCTGCTCTACGAGAAGAAGCTCTCCAACCTCAAGGACCTGCTCCCGCTGCTGGAGAAGGTCGCCCAGAAGGGCAAGCCGTTCCTGATCGTGGCCGAGGACGTCGAGGGCGAGGCGCTCGCCACCCTGGTCGTCAACAAGCTGCGCGGCATCCTGAGCGCGTGCGCCGTGAAGGCCCCGGGCTTCGGCGACCGCCGCAAGGCCATGCTCGAGGACATCGCGATCCTGACCGGCGGCAAGCTGATCACCGAGGACATCGGGATCAAGCTGGAGAGCGTGAAGGTCGAGGACCTCGGCCGCGCCAAGCGCATCACCATCGACAAGGAGAACACCACCATCGTCGAGGGCGGCGGCAAGAAGGCCGACATTGACGCGCGCAAGGAACAGATCAAGCGCGAGATCGAGGACTCCACCAGCGACTACGACAAGGAGAAGCTGCAGGAGCGCCTCGCGAAGCTGGCCGGCGGCGTGGCCGTGATCAACGTCGGCGCCGCGACCGAGACCGAGATGAAGGAGAAGAAGGCCCGCGTCGAGGACGCGCTCCACGCCACCCGTGCCGCGGTGGAGGAGGGCATCGTCCCGGGCGGCGGCCTGGCGCTCATCCGCTCCATCCCGGCGCTGGACAAGCTGACCGGCCTGAGCCACGACGAGCAGGTGGGCGTGAACATCGTCCGCCGCGCGCTCGAGGAGCCGCTCCGCCAGATCGTGAACAACTCCGGCAAGGAGGGTTCGATCGTGGTGGAGACCGTCAAGAAGGAGAAGAAGGCGGTGGGCTTCGACGCGGACAAGGAAGCCTACGTGGACATGTTCGAGGCCGGCATCATCGACCCGACCAAGGTCACCCGGTGCGCGCTGCAGAATGCCTCCAGCGTGGCGGCCCTGCTGCTCACCACCGAGTGCCTGATCACCGAGATCCCCGAGAAGAAGAAGGCCCCCGCGGCCCCGGGTGGCGGCGGATACGGCGGCGAGGACTTCTAG
- the groES gene encoding co-chaperone GroES, which yields MHVKPLADRILVKRLEEGEVKKGGIIIPDTAKEKPQECEVVAAGPGRMTDEGKRIAMEVKKGDRILISKYSGTEVKIDGAEYLIMREDDVLAIVATK from the coding sequence ATGCACGTGAAGCCTCTGGCCGATCGGATCCTCGTGAAGCGTCTCGAGGAGGGTGAGGTCAAGAAGGGCGGGATCATCATCCCGGACACCGCCAAGGAGAAGCCCCAGGAGTGCGAGGTCGTGGCCGCCGGCCCGGGCCGCATGACCGACGAGGGCAAGCGCATCGCCATGGAAGTGAAGAAGGGCGACCGCATCCTCATCAGCAAGTACTCGGGCACCGAGGTCAAGATTGACGGCGCCGAGTACCTGATCATGCGCGAGGACGACGTCCTGGCGATTGTCGCCACCAAGTAG
- a CDS encoding homocysteine S-methyltransferase family protein encodes MTFHRGDFRARLESGAPVLLDGALGTELERRGVDCAPPAWSARAIDAAPTTLAEIHTEYALAGAEVLTACTFRTHARALERAGIAGRDRLLTQLAVDLAREAAGNAAHPVWVAGSVAPLEDCFHPELAPSEMEMEAEHARHAANLRFAGVDFAALETMGTAREAVAALRCAREAGLAAGVSFVLRDPEHLLGGHDLGDAVARVAELGPLYVGVNCNAPGLSTGALRQVRRHWDGPAAVYANLGRAADASTWRPGGDPADTQRFRTAARAWVREGARMIGGCCGTAPALIAALRRDLRAAERGRQ; translated from the coding sequence GTGACCTTCCACCGGGGAGACTTCCGCGCCCGCCTGGAATCCGGCGCGCCGGTGCTGCTGGACGGCGCGCTGGGCACCGAACTGGAGCGGCGCGGCGTGGACTGCGCGCCGCCGGCGTGGTCGGCGCGGGCCATTGATGCCGCGCCCACCACGCTGGCCGAAATCCACACCGAGTACGCGCTGGCCGGAGCGGAAGTGCTCACCGCATGCACCTTCCGCACCCACGCGCGCGCACTGGAGCGCGCGGGGATCGCCGGGCGCGACCGCCTGCTCACCCAGCTTGCCGTGGACCTCGCGCGCGAGGCCGCCGGCAACGCCGCGCACCCGGTGTGGGTGGCCGGCTCGGTGGCCCCGCTGGAAGACTGCTTCCACCCGGAACTCGCTCCCTCCGAGATGGAGATGGAGGCGGAGCACGCTCGCCACGCCGCGAATCTGAGGTTCGCCGGCGTGGACTTCGCCGCCCTCGAAACCATGGGCACCGCGCGCGAGGCCGTGGCGGCGCTGCGTTGCGCGCGGGAAGCGGGGCTGGCGGCGGGCGTGAGCTTCGTGCTGCGCGATCCCGAGCACCTGCTGGGCGGGCACGACCTGGGCGACGCGGTGGCGCGGGTGGCGGAACTGGGCCCGCTCTACGTCGGCGTGAACTGCAACGCGCCCGGGCTGAGCACCGGCGCGCTGCGGCAGGTGCGCCGCCACTGGGACGGTCCCGCCGCGGTGTACGCCAACCTGGGGCGCGCGGCGGACGCCAGTACGTGGCGGCCCGGCGGCGATCCCGCCGATACGCAGCGCTTCCGCACCGCGGCGCGCGCGTGGGTGCGGGAGGGGGCGCGGATGATCGGCGGCTGCTGCGGCACCGCCCCGGCGCTGATCGCGGCGCTGCGCAGGGACCTGCGCGCGGCGGAGCGGGGCAGGCAATAG